A single window of Loxodonta africana isolate mLoxAfr1 chromosome 10, mLoxAfr1.hap2, whole genome shotgun sequence DNA harbors:
- the GJD2 gene encoding gap junction delta-2 protein: MGEWTILERLLEAAVQQHSTMIGRILLTVVVIFRILIVAIVGETVYDDEQTMFVCNTLQPGCNQACYDRAFPISHIRYWVFQIIMVCTPSLCFITYSVHQSAKQRERRYSTVFLALDRDPPESMGGPGGTGAGGSGGGKREDKKLQNAIVNGVLQNTESTSKETEPDCLEVKDLTPHPSGLRTASRSKLRRQEGISRFYIIQVVFRNALEIGFLVGQYFLYGFSVPGLYECDRYPCIKEVECYVSRPTEKTVFLVFMFAVSGICVVLNLAELNHLGWRKIKLAVRGAQAKRKSVYEIRNKDLPRVSVPNFGRTQSSDSAYV; the protein is encoded by the exons ATGGGGGAATGGACCATCTTGGAGAGGCTGCTGGAAGCCGCGGTGCAGCAGCACTCCACAATGATCGGGAG GATCCTGTTGACTGTGGTGGTGATCTTCAGGATCCTCATTGTGGCCATTGTGGGCGAGACGGTGTACGATGATGAGCAGACGATGTTTGTGTGCAACACCTTGCAGCCCGGCTGTAACCAGGCCTGCTATGACCGCGCCTTCCCCATCTCCCACATACGATACTGGGTCTTCCAGATCATTATGGTTTGCACCCCCAGTCTCTGCTTCATCACCTACTCTGTGCACCAGTCCGCCAAACAGCGAGAACGCCGCTACTCTACTGTCTTCCTAGCCCTGGACAGAGACCCCCCTGAGTCCATGGGAGGTCCTGGAGGAACTGGGGCTGGAGGTAGTGGTGGGGGCAAACGAGAAGACAAGAAGTTGCAGAATGCCATTGTCAATGGGGTGCTGCAGAACACAGAGAGCACCAGCAAGGAGACAGAGCCAGATTGTCTGGAGGTCAAGGACCTGACCCCACATCCGTCAGGGCTGCGCACTGCATCGCGATCCAAGCTCCGAAGGCAGGAGGGCATCTCCCGCTTCTATATTATCCAAGTGGTATTCCGAAATGCCCTGGAGATTGGGTTTCTGGTGGGCCAATACTTTCTCTATGGCTTCAGTGTCCCAGGGTTGTACGAGTGTGACCGCTACCCCTGCATCAAGGAAGTGGAGTGCTACGTGTCCCGGCCCactgaaaagactgtctttctaGTGTTCATGTTTGCTGTGAGTGGCATCTGTGTTGTGCTCAACCTGGCTGAACTCAACCACCTGGGATGGCGCAAGATCAAGCTGGCAGTGCGAGGGGCCCAGGCCAAGAGGAAGTCAGTCTATGAGATCCGTAACAAGGACCTGCCCCGGGTCAGTGTTCCCAATTTTGGCAGGACTCAGTCCAGTGACTCTGCCTACGTGTGA